The proteins below are encoded in one region of Micromonospora yangpuensis:
- the hydA gene encoding dihydropyrimidinase, which translates to MPTTLITNGTVVNADAAVRADVLVRDGRIVALGTGTDWTADDVVDATGKLVLPGGIDAHTHLEYPVDGFSTHTADDFHSGTVAAACGGTTTVIDFVKKEPDRTLYDTYLRRRDTAAAKAVVDVGLHAIVPPRAAQPDVLADLRRLVGEGATSWKFFMAYPGQMVADDELLDGFELARDLDVLPMVHAENGHMVAREVRRLVDSGRTAESFHLRAHGHDSEAEAVHRAVVLADTIGTPLYVVHVSSAEAADEISRARAAGSRVYGETCPQYLVVAYEDYADLGERAAAYVCSPPIRERSNQDGLWRMLATGALSTVATDHAGFCLHQPDDLPPQKLRSPGYFPKVPNGVPGVEDRLMVLWQSGVVSGVIDPCRFVDLVAARPAKLFGLFPRKGVVAVGADADLVVWDPAADHVITAAGSHTRTDYNIYEGMRVTGRPVHVFSRGEHLVDADGLRTDTPGRGAFLTRDAPRLL; encoded by the coding sequence ATGCCGACGACGCTGATCACCAACGGCACGGTCGTCAACGCCGACGCCGCGGTCCGCGCCGACGTGCTGGTACGCGACGGCCGGATCGTCGCCCTCGGCACCGGGACGGACTGGACCGCCGACGACGTGGTGGACGCGACGGGCAAGCTGGTCCTGCCCGGTGGCATCGACGCGCACACCCACCTGGAGTACCCGGTCGACGGCTTCAGCACCCACACCGCCGACGACTTCCACAGCGGGACGGTCGCGGCGGCGTGCGGCGGCACCACCACGGTCATCGACTTCGTCAAGAAGGAACCCGACCGGACGCTGTACGACACGTACCTGCGGCGGCGGGACACGGCGGCGGCCAAGGCCGTGGTGGACGTCGGTCTGCACGCCATCGTCCCGCCCCGCGCCGCCCAGCCGGACGTCCTCGCCGACCTGCGCCGGCTGGTCGGCGAGGGCGCCACGAGCTGGAAGTTCTTCATGGCCTACCCGGGCCAGATGGTCGCCGACGACGAGCTGCTCGACGGCTTCGAGCTGGCCCGCGACCTCGACGTGCTGCCGATGGTGCACGCCGAGAACGGACACATGGTGGCCCGTGAGGTGCGGCGTCTGGTGGACAGCGGCCGGACCGCCGAGAGCTTCCACCTGCGGGCGCACGGGCACGACTCCGAGGCCGAGGCGGTGCACCGCGCGGTCGTGCTCGCCGACACCATCGGCACACCGCTGTACGTGGTGCACGTCTCCAGCGCGGAGGCGGCCGACGAGATCAGTCGGGCCCGCGCCGCCGGGTCCCGGGTCTACGGCGAGACCTGCCCGCAGTACCTGGTGGTGGCCTACGAGGACTACGCCGACCTGGGGGAGCGGGCCGCCGCGTACGTCTGCTCCCCGCCGATCCGGGAACGCAGCAACCAGGACGGTCTGTGGCGGATGCTCGCCACCGGCGCCCTGTCCACCGTCGCCACCGACCACGCCGGCTTCTGCCTGCACCAACCCGACGACCTGCCGCCGCAGAAGCTGCGCAGCCCCGGCTACTTCCCGAAGGTGCCCAACGGTGTCCCCGGCGTCGAGGACCGGCTGATGGTCCTCTGGCAGTCCGGCGTGGTGAGCGGGGTGATCGACCCGTGCCGCTTCGTGGACCTGGTCGCCGCCCGCCCGGCCAAGCTGTTCGGTCTCTTCCCCCGCAAGGGCGTCGTCGCGGTCGGGGCGGACGCCGACCTGGTGGTCTGGGACCCGGCCGCCGACCACGTGATCACGGCGGCGGGGTCGCACACGCGCACCGACTACAACATCTACGAGGGCATGCGCGTGACCGGTCGACCGGTGCACGTCTTCTCCCGGGGCGAACACCTGGTCGACGCCGACGGCCTGCGGACCGACACCCCCGGCCGGGGCGCCTTCCTGACCCGCGACGCGCCGCGTCTCCTCTGA
- a CDS encoding carbon-nitrogen hydrolase family protein → MKLAALQLRATDDRTETIGRAADLIDAAADQGTRILLLPELFAVPFVQPEPDLDYFRYAEGLDGPSNRMAAERSKRHRMTVVSSIFEAGQVPGVYHNTACTYVDGELKSVYRKSHLPFSNGFPEKFYFQPGGTEPDVVQTGETGVGTIICYERHFPELSRVVALRGGSVLCVPVASASAPMREVFQLELRAHAVFNGLFVICANRVGTEGTKEYFGLSAVYGPDGDVLAQAADDRDDVAVAEVDLDLVDRSRRRRPFLRDRRPELYGRVTRMEPET, encoded by the coding sequence GTGAAACTCGCCGCCCTGCAACTCCGCGCCACCGACGACCGGACCGAGACGATCGGCCGCGCTGCCGACCTGATCGACGCCGCCGCCGACCAGGGCACCCGGATCCTGCTGCTGCCGGAACTCTTCGCGGTGCCGTTCGTCCAACCCGAACCCGACCTGGACTACTTCCGGTACGCCGAGGGCCTCGACGGTCCGTCGAACCGGATGGCGGCCGAGCGGTCGAAGCGGCACCGGATGACGGTCGTCTCCTCGATCTTCGAGGCGGGCCAGGTCCCCGGCGTCTACCACAACACCGCCTGCACCTACGTCGACGGTGAACTGAAGTCGGTGTACCGCAAGTCGCACCTGCCGTTCTCCAACGGCTTCCCGGAGAAGTTCTACTTCCAGCCGGGCGGCACCGAGCCCGACGTGGTGCAGACCGGGGAGACCGGGGTCGGCACCATCATCTGCTACGAGCGGCACTTCCCCGAACTCAGCCGCGTGGTGGCCCTGCGCGGCGGCTCGGTGCTCTGCGTACCGGTCGCCTCGGCGAGCGCGCCGATGCGCGAGGTGTTCCAGTTGGAACTGCGGGCCCACGCGGTGTTCAACGGGCTCTTCGTCATCTGCGCGAACCGGGTAGGCACCGAGGGGACCAAGGAGTACTTCGGCCTCAGCGCGGTCTACGGCCCCGACGGCGACGTGCTCGCCCAGGCCGCCGACGACCGGGACGACGTCGCGGTTGCCGAGGTGGACCTGGACCTGGTCGACCGGTCCCGCCGTCGCCGCCCGTTCCTGCGCGACCGCCGGCCCGAGTTGTACGGCCGGGTGACCCGGATGGAGCCGGAGACGTGA
- a CDS encoding aminotransferase class III-fold pyridoxal phosphate-dependent enzyme, translating to MTITDTDTTTWTSQRLKETDKEYVIHSWSVQGKLDPIPVAGGSGSWFWDYDGRRYLDFQSQLVNLNLGHQHPRLVEAIRAQAEQLCYIGPGFAERSRAELAEMMAGITPGDLKMTFFTTGGAAANENAVRLARHVTGRQKVIARYRSYHGATAGAMSLTGDPRRWAAEPGMSGVVRMLDPYTYRCPAGHPDPCPVCSGGPHLEEILRYENPETVAAVIVEPVTGTNGLLYPPDGYLRSLREVCDKYGILLIFDEVMAGFGRTGEWFACDHWDVVPDILTTAKGLNSGYVPLGAMTVSTRISEWLRDNMFWGGLTYAGHPLACASGVASLRIMQDEGVVENARTMGERLGAGLATLAQRHPSIGEIRGRGLFYGVELVRDRDTREPLVPFNAKGPAAAPVGRLLKAAMQRGVYLTANFNVLRLTPPLVITADEIDLALGVLDEVLDLADEHYQN from the coding sequence ATGACCATCACCGACACCGACACCACCACCTGGACCAGCCAGCGGCTCAAGGAGACCGACAAGGAGTACGTCATCCACTCCTGGTCGGTGCAGGGCAAGCTCGACCCCATCCCCGTGGCCGGCGGATCCGGTTCGTGGTTCTGGGACTACGACGGCCGCCGGTACCTCGACTTCCAGTCCCAACTGGTCAACCTGAACCTGGGTCACCAGCACCCCCGACTGGTCGAGGCGATCCGCGCCCAGGCCGAACAGCTCTGCTACATCGGACCCGGCTTCGCCGAGCGGTCCCGGGCGGAACTGGCCGAGATGATGGCCGGGATCACCCCCGGTGACCTCAAGATGACCTTCTTCACCACCGGCGGCGCGGCGGCCAACGAGAACGCCGTCCGACTGGCCCGGCACGTCACCGGCCGACAGAAGGTCATCGCCCGGTACCGCTCGTACCACGGCGCCACGGCGGGCGCGATGTCGCTGACCGGCGACCCGCGCCGGTGGGCGGCCGAGCCGGGGATGAGCGGCGTGGTGCGGATGCTCGACCCGTACACCTACCGCTGCCCGGCCGGGCACCCCGACCCGTGCCCGGTCTGCTCCGGCGGCCCGCACCTGGAGGAGATCCTCCGCTACGAGAACCCGGAGACCGTCGCCGCCGTGATCGTCGAGCCGGTCACCGGCACGAACGGGCTGCTCTACCCGCCGGACGGCTACCTGCGCTCGCTGCGGGAGGTCTGCGACAAGTACGGCATCCTGCTCATCTTCGACGAGGTGATGGCGGGATTCGGGCGTACCGGGGAGTGGTTCGCCTGCGACCACTGGGACGTCGTGCCGGACATCCTCACCACCGCCAAGGGCCTGAACTCCGGGTACGTGCCGCTCGGCGCGATGACCGTCTCCACCCGGATCTCCGAGTGGCTGCGCGACAACATGTTCTGGGGCGGCCTGACGTACGCCGGGCACCCGCTCGCCTGCGCCTCCGGCGTGGCGTCGCTGCGGATCATGCAGGACGAGGGCGTGGTGGAGAACGCCCGGACGATGGGGGAGCGGCTCGGCGCCGGTCTGGCCACGCTGGCCCAGAGACACCCGAGCATCGGCGAGATCCGGGGCCGGGGGCTGTTCTACGGCGTGGAGCTGGTCCGCGACCGCGACACCCGGGAACCGCTCGTGCCCTTCAACGCCAAGGGTCCGGCCGCCGCACCGGTCGGCCGGCTGCTCAAGGCCGCGATGCAGCGGGGCGTCTACCTGACCGCCAACTTCAACGTCCTGCGGCTGACCCCACCACTGGTCATCACCGCCGACGAGATCGACCTGGCGCTCGGCGTCCTCGACGAGGTGCTCGACCTCGCCGACGAGCACTACCAGAACTGA
- a CDS encoding amino acid synthesis family protein codes for MSIRVRKLIRHLEETRLENGRAVQPVHRVAFAGVVIENPYPGEYVQDLVTLADEIGQEIGELVGPACVELLGAEVEAFGKAALVGIDGEVEHGSALIHNLRFGNVFRTAAGGTELLPAAEKVGLPGSPIDIPLKHKLDSKTRSHHQTVTLQVADVPRPREILVVCAASNTGRPLARLAAFGAELKSN; via the coding sequence GTGAGCATCCGGGTTCGCAAGCTGATCCGTCACCTCGAAGAGACGCGGCTGGAGAACGGCAGAGCGGTGCAGCCGGTGCACCGGGTCGCCTTCGCCGGCGTGGTCATCGAGAACCCCTACCCCGGCGAGTACGTGCAGGACCTGGTCACCCTGGCCGACGAGATCGGCCAGGAGATCGGCGAACTGGTCGGCCCCGCCTGCGTGGAACTGCTCGGCGCCGAGGTCGAGGCGTTCGGCAAGGCCGCGCTCGTCGGCATCGACGGCGAGGTCGAGCACGGCTCGGCGCTGATCCACAACCTGCGCTTCGGCAACGTCTTCCGCACCGCGGCCGGCGGCACCGAACTGCTCCCCGCCGCCGAGAAGGTCGGCCTGCCCGGCAGCCCGATCGACATCCCGCTCAAGCACAAGCTGGACTCCAAGACCCGGTCCCACCACCAGACGGTGACCCTCCAGGTGGCCGACGTGCCCCGGCCCCGGGAGATCCTCGTGGTCTGCGCCGCGTCGAACACCGGACGCCCGCTGGCCCGCCTCGCCGCCTTCGGCGCCGAGCTCAAGAGCAACTGA
- a CDS encoding nitrilase family protein: MVTRFLLAGVQMAPVFGDVAANVASTSAWIRAAADRGARLVVLPEAASAGYVFADRAEAARYAQPVSDGPTVTAWARLAAELDVWIVGGVTERDGDAVFNSAVLLGPTGLLGTFRKAHLWNDEKEIYDRNDDGFPVFDTPLGRIGIGICYDAWFPETFRSAALQGADLVVLPSNWVPVPGQPTGTPAMANLMCMTGAHSNQCYVAGISRIGAERGQPFVGRSVLVGPDGWPIAGPASGDREELVLAEVDLIGTRAHRRHNPFNQPLADRRTDLYVTDGPAVPTAFSSRP; encoded by the coding sequence ATGGTGACCCGCTTCCTGCTCGCCGGGGTGCAGATGGCCCCGGTCTTCGGTGACGTCGCGGCGAACGTCGCCAGCACGTCGGCCTGGATCCGGGCGGCGGCCGACCGGGGTGCCCGACTCGTGGTGCTGCCCGAGGCGGCCTCGGCGGGGTACGTCTTCGCCGACCGGGCGGAGGCCGCCCGGTACGCCCAGCCGGTGTCGGACGGGCCGACGGTCACCGCGTGGGCGCGGCTCGCCGCCGAACTGGACGTGTGGATCGTGGGTGGGGTGACCGAGCGGGACGGCGACGCGGTCTTCAACTCGGCGGTGCTGCTCGGTCCGACCGGCCTTCTCGGCACGTTCCGCAAGGCCCACCTCTGGAACGACGAGAAGGAGATCTACGACCGCAACGACGACGGCTTCCCGGTGTTCGACACGCCACTGGGTCGGATCGGCATCGGGATCTGTTACGACGCCTGGTTCCCCGAGACGTTCCGCAGCGCCGCGCTGCAGGGCGCCGACCTGGTGGTGCTGCCGTCGAACTGGGTGCCGGTGCCGGGGCAGCCGACCGGGACGCCGGCGATGGCGAACCTGATGTGCATGACCGGGGCGCACTCCAACCAGTGCTACGTGGCCGGGATCAGCCGGATCGGGGCGGAACGCGGCCAACCCTTCGTCGGCCGGTCCGTCCTGGTCGGACCGGACGGCTGGCCGATCGCCGGCCCGGCCAGCGGGGACCGCGAGGAACTGGTGCTGGCCGAGGTGGACCTGATCGGTACGCGGGCGCACCGGCGGCACAACCCGTTCAACCAACCGCTCGCCGACCGGCGGACCGATCTGTACGTGACCGACGGACCGGCCGTGCCCACAGCGTTCTCGTCGCGGCCCTGA
- a CDS encoding metallophosphoesterase has protein sequence MAAGDAVQVRPTRGLLRPLVFGVTLVGVLALLFGLPWWTLTVAARWPAPVVAAGTGVFVVALVAFPVLMFLGHGRRRLDAAARAGDTLLGLVWILFVWALVGNVARLPLAAVGVAEPVRSRYVAAGAVVVSVVLAVWGYAEAMRVPRVRRVDVTIGRLGAGLDGVRVVLLTDTHYGPIDRARWSARTIEVVNGLAADIVCHTGDIADGTVDQRRAQAAPLGVVRAGLARVYVTGNHEYYGQAQGWVDHMRTLGWEPLHNRHLVVERDGARLVVAGVDDVTAASSGVAGHRADHAAALAGTDPRLPVLLLAHQPKQIDDAVAAGVDLQLSGHTHGGQMWPFHYLVRLDQPVVQGLSRHGRTQLYTSRGTGFWGPPFRIFAPSEITLLTLRAG, from the coding sequence ATGGCTGCTGGCGATGCCGTACAGGTGCGGCCGACGCGGGGGTTGCTGCGGCCGTTGGTGTTCGGGGTGACGCTGGTCGGGGTCCTGGCGTTGCTGTTCGGGTTGCCATGGTGGACGTTGACGGTGGCGGCGCGGTGGCCGGCGCCGGTGGTGGCTGCCGGTACGGGCGTGTTCGTCGTCGCGTTGGTCGCGTTTCCCGTTCTGATGTTTCTCGGGCATGGCCGGCGGCGGTTGGACGCGGCGGCCCGTGCGGGGGACACGCTGCTTGGGCTGGTGTGGATCCTGTTCGTCTGGGCGTTGGTCGGTAATGTGGCCCGGCTTCCGCTGGCCGCGGTGGGGGTCGCCGAGCCGGTGCGGTCGCGGTACGTGGCTGCCGGCGCGGTGGTCGTCTCGGTCGTCCTGGCTGTCTGGGGTTACGCCGAGGCGATGCGGGTGCCCCGGGTTCGGCGGGTAGACGTCACCATCGGCCGGTTGGGAGCCGGTCTCGACGGGGTTCGGGTGGTGTTGCTGACCGATACCCACTACGGCCCGATCGACCGGGCCCGCTGGTCCGCCCGCACGATCGAGGTGGTCAACGGCTTGGCTGCCGACATCGTCTGCCACACCGGCGACATCGCTGACGGTACGGTCGACCAGCGCCGGGCGCAGGCAGCGCCGCTGGGTGTCGTCCGGGCCGGGCTGGCCCGGGTGTACGTGACGGGCAACCACGAGTACTACGGCCAGGCGCAGGGCTGGGTGGACCACATGCGGACCCTCGGCTGGGAGCCCCTGCACAACCGGCACCTGGTGGTCGAGCGGGACGGTGCCCGGCTCGTCGTCGCCGGGGTGGACGACGTGACCGCCGCCTCGTCCGGCGTCGCCGGTCACCGCGCCGACCACGCCGCGGCGCTCGCCGGCACCGATCCGCGGCTGCCCGTGCTGCTGCTGGCGCACCAGCCGAAGCAGATCGACGACGCGGTCGCGGCCGGTGTGGATTTACAGCTGTCCGGGCACACCCACGGCGGCCAGATGTGGCCATTCCACTACCTGGTCCGGCTCGACCAGCCGGTCGTGCAGGGCCTCAGCCGGCACGGCAGGACCCAGCTCTACACGAGCCGGGGCACCGGTTTCTGGGGTCCGCCATTCCGGATCTTCGCGCCGAGCGAGATCACCCTGCTCACCCTCCGGGCAGGGTAG
- a CDS encoding metallophosphoesterase family protein, which produces MRFLHTSDWHLGRQLHGLSLHDAHQAFVDHLVDVARSERVDAVLIAGDLYDRAVPPPDAVGLWDQAQTRLVVEAGTSVVVIAGNHDSPARLGVGSRLLERAGVHVRVGTAAVGTPVLLEDDETRVACYPMPFLEPASAVTEWAVEERSHPGNEGHADRRLPRRRRTGHQDQLPGRSWRGVRLDVEEGHQSDG; this is translated from the coding sequence GTGCGTTTCCTTCACACCTCGGACTGGCATCTGGGTCGTCAGCTGCACGGCCTCAGCCTGCACGATGCCCATCAGGCGTTCGTCGATCACCTGGTGGACGTCGCCCGCAGTGAACGGGTCGATGCGGTGCTTATCGCCGGTGACCTCTACGACCGGGCGGTGCCACCGCCTGACGCTGTCGGTCTGTGGGACCAGGCGCAGACCCGGCTGGTGGTGGAAGCGGGGACCTCGGTGGTGGTCATCGCGGGGAATCATGATTCGCCGGCCCGGCTGGGGGTTGGCTCCCGGTTGTTGGAACGCGCCGGGGTCCACGTGCGGGTGGGCACGGCGGCGGTGGGTACGCCGGTGCTGTTGGAGGACGACGAGACCAGGGTCGCGTGTTACCCGATGCCGTTCCTTGAGCCCGCGTCGGCGGTGACCGAATGGGCGGTGGAGGAGCGCAGCCACCCGGGAAACGAAGGGCATGCAGATCGACGGCTACCCCGACGCCGACGTACGGGTCACCAAGACCAGTTACCAGGCCGCTCATGGAGGGGTGTCCGGTTGGACGTTGAAGAAGGCCACCAGTCGGACGGTTGA
- the npdG gene encoding NADPH-dependent F420 reductase, with protein MTAHPSCRIAVVGGTGPQGRGLGYRLARAGHLVVLGSRDAGRAEAAAEELSRQVGAARVTGATNLAAATDADVVLLAVPYDGHADLVTGLAPALADSLVVSCVNPLGFDRHGPYGVAVPAGSAAEEAAELVPSATVVGAFHHLAAPLLLDPDADLSHEDVLVCGDDVVAKERVMALAVDVTGGRALDAGRLRLARQLEPLTAVLISVNKRYKTRSGLALTGLAPAVGKVPA; from the coding sequence ATGACCGCCCATCCCTCCTGTCGCATCGCCGTGGTCGGCGGCACCGGCCCGCAGGGCCGTGGCCTCGGCTACCGCCTGGCCCGCGCCGGACACCTGGTCGTTCTCGGCTCCCGCGACGCCGGACGCGCCGAGGCCGCCGCCGAGGAGCTGTCCCGCCAGGTCGGTGCCGCCCGCGTCACCGGCGCCACGAACCTGGCAGCGGCGACCGACGCCGACGTGGTCCTGCTCGCCGTGCCGTACGACGGGCACGCCGACCTGGTCACCGGTCTCGCCCCGGCCCTGGCCGACTCGCTCGTGGTGAGCTGCGTCAACCCGCTCGGCTTCGACCGCCACGGCCCGTACGGCGTCGCCGTGCCGGCCGGCAGCGCCGCCGAGGAGGCCGCCGAGCTGGTCCCCTCGGCCACCGTGGTGGGCGCGTTCCACCATCTGGCCGCTCCCCTCCTGCTCGACCCGGACGCGGACCTCAGCCACGAGGACGTCCTGGTCTGCGGTGACGACGTCGTCGCCAAGGAGCGGGTGATGGCCCTCGCGGTGGACGTGACCGGTGGCCGCGCCCTCGATGCCGGCCGGTTGCGACTGGCCCGCCAACTGGAACCCCTGACCGCAGTCCTGATCAGCGTCAACAAGCGGTACAAGACCCGCTCGGGGCTGGCTCTGACCGGCCTCGCCCCGGCGGTCGGAAAGGTCCCCGCGTGA
- a CDS encoding DMT family transporter, with protein MSPPTSRATGDRTWLVAVAASLWGFSSLLREPLARELPALSVVLAEHVVLVLLVSPWVVPALRALARCSVRTKLAVLVIGAGSSALATTLFTAAFRLGDPITPQVLQKLQPVLALVLAALLLGERVGPRFPLFAVPALVGAWLLAFPDPLSAQPRGLAAAALALGAAALWAAGTVLGRMVSAELSFLHVTTLRFSVGLVTLATFVAATGTPVGVPIELVPRLVLLAAVPGLLALTLYYHALRRTPASNATLAELAFPLTAALVGLTLLDGRLGASQWVGLALVLASVVLLALHENRSSRPAVRHPEQRVPQAVGTFGSTAGRSRPGAAGR; from the coding sequence ATGAGCCCGCCCACCAGCCGGGCCACCGGCGATCGCACCTGGCTGGTCGCCGTGGCCGCCAGCCTCTGGGGCTTCTCCAGCCTGCTGCGGGAACCGCTGGCCCGGGAACTCCCCGCGTTGAGCGTGGTGCTGGCCGAACACGTCGTGCTGGTGCTGTTGGTGTCACCCTGGGTGGTCCCGGCCCTCCGCGCGCTGGCCCGGTGCTCGGTGCGGACGAAGCTGGCCGTGCTGGTGATCGGCGCCGGTTCCTCGGCGCTGGCCACCACGCTCTTCACCGCCGCGTTCCGGCTGGGCGACCCGATCACCCCGCAGGTGTTGCAGAAACTCCAACCGGTGCTCGCCCTGGTCCTGGCCGCGCTGCTGCTGGGGGAGCGGGTCGGTCCCCGGTTCCCGCTGTTCGCGGTGCCCGCGCTCGTCGGCGCCTGGCTGCTGGCCTTCCCCGACCCGCTGTCGGCGCAGCCGCGCGGCCTGGCCGCAGCCGCACTCGCCCTCGGCGCGGCGGCGCTCTGGGCGGCCGGGACCGTCCTCGGCCGGATGGTCAGCGCCGAACTCTCCTTCCTGCACGTCACCACGCTGCGGTTCAGCGTCGGCCTGGTCACGCTGGCCACCTTCGTGGCGGCCACCGGCACCCCGGTCGGCGTGCCGATCGAGCTGGTGCCCCGGCTGGTGCTGCTCGCCGCGGTTCCCGGCCTGCTCGCCCTGACGCTGTACTACCACGCCCTGCGTCGTACGCCCGCGTCCAACGCGACCCTCGCCGAACTGGCCTTCCCGCTGACGGCCGCCCTGGTCGGGCTCACCCTGCTCGACGGGCGGCTCGGTGCCAGCCAGTGGGTCGGCCTGGCGCTGGTGCTGGCCTCGGTGGTCCTGCTCGCGCTGCACGAGAACCGCAGCTCCCGGCCGGCGGTGCGGCACCCGGAGCAGCGGGTGCCGCAGGCCGTCGGCACCTTCGGCAGCACCGCCGGGAGGTCCCGTCCGGGCGCAGCCGGCCGGTGA
- the cofC gene encoding 2-phospho-L-lactate guanylyltransferase, with translation MTSGPWVVVVPAKSFAAAKTRCVGLAAADRAALARAMLTDVVGGLTRARRVHAVVVATTDPQVTGTALACGAVVAGRVGPPDLNEEVHAALRLAGEAYGDARLAVVMADLAAARPAEFDAALAAAGPYPRAVVADADGTGTTLLALTEAADFRPYLGPGSRRRFLADGYHDLPVLAPGLRRDVDTVAHLLDLRVGDLGAGTRAWAATPPPAGPPGVTRPDRLAHPQRTRHPA, from the coding sequence GTGACATCCGGCCCGTGGGTGGTGGTCGTCCCCGCCAAGTCCTTCGCGGCCGCCAAGACCAGGTGCGTGGGCCTGGCCGCCGCCGACCGTGCCGCGCTGGCCCGGGCGATGCTGACCGACGTGGTCGGTGGGCTGACCCGGGCCCGTCGGGTCCACGCCGTGGTCGTCGCCACCACCGACCCGCAGGTCACCGGTACGGCGTTGGCCTGCGGCGCCGTGGTCGCCGGCCGCGTCGGCCCGCCGGACCTGAACGAGGAGGTCCACGCGGCGCTCCGGCTCGCCGGCGAGGCGTACGGCGACGCGCGCCTGGCCGTGGTGATGGCCGATCTCGCCGCGGCCCGGCCGGCGGAGTTCGACGCGGCGCTGGCGGCGGCGGGACCGTACCCACGGGCGGTCGTGGCGGACGCCGACGGCACCGGCACCACTCTGCTGGCACTCACCGAGGCCGCCGACTTCCGTCCCTACCTCGGGCCCGGCTCGCGCCGTCGCTTCCTCGCCGACGGCTACCACGACCTGCCGGTGCTCGCGCCGGGACTGCGCCGGGACGTGGACACCGTGGCCCACCTGCTGGACCTGCGCGTCGGTGACCTCGGGGCCGGCACCCGCGCGTGGGCCGCGACACCGCCGCCCGCCGGACCACCCGGCGTCACCCGGCCCGATCGGCTGGCCCACCCGCAGCGCACCCGGCACCCGGCCTGA
- a CDS encoding LLM class flavin-dependent oxidoreductase, with the protein MTLPLGIHVGERLSLEQTYGQAEFADQNGFESVWVAEGRLARDGIVPAAIIASRTRNVKIGTGVVNNKSRNAALMAVTFKTLDEVAPGRAILGIGAWWEPLATKVGQPLSKPLKSMREYITVLQTFFRNEVVNFDGEFVQMQDVRFDSMYRENKPVDIPIYIGAVGPRMLELAGEISDGVHMDFLLPPSYMVGARQAIDRGVAKRTDGRDGIDLTQIVSCSVNDADPQEAIDACKAFLTLYLCQQPHIAEHCGVERELVDRLQEIAGWPATPEDIKRAMHLVPNSLVQNVTACGTTDDAFQKLQAYQEAGVRCPIISTLGDKEQTLTRLAQAAKA; encoded by the coding sequence ATGACACTTCCCCTGGGTATCCACGTCGGTGAGCGACTCAGCCTGGAACAGACCTACGGGCAGGCCGAGTTCGCCGACCAGAACGGGTTCGAGTCCGTGTGGGTCGCCGAGGGACGACTCGCCCGCGACGGCATCGTCCCGGCGGCGATCATCGCGAGCCGGACCCGGAACGTGAAGATCGGCACCGGTGTGGTCAACAACAAGAGCCGCAACGCGGCCCTGATGGCCGTCACCTTCAAGACGCTGGACGAGGTGGCACCGGGCCGGGCGATCCTGGGCATCGGCGCCTGGTGGGAGCCGCTGGCGACCAAGGTCGGCCAGCCGCTGTCCAAGCCGCTCAAGTCGATGCGCGAGTACATCACCGTCCTCCAGACGTTCTTCCGCAACGAGGTCGTCAACTTCGACGGCGAGTTCGTGCAGATGCAGGACGTGCGCTTCGACAGCATGTACCGGGAGAACAAGCCGGTCGACATCCCGATCTACATCGGCGCGGTCGGTCCCCGGATGCTCGAACTCGCCGGTGAGATCAGCGACGGCGTGCACATGGACTTCCTGCTGCCACCGTCGTACATGGTGGGTGCCCGGCAGGCGATCGACCGTGGCGTGGCCAAGCGGACCGACGGCCGCGACGGCATCGACCTGACCCAGATCGTCTCGTGCAGCGTCAACGACGCCGACCCGCAGGAGGCCATCGACGCCTGCAAGGCGTTCCTCACCCTCTACCTGTGCCAGCAGCCGCACATCGCCGAGCACTGCGGGGTGGAACGGGAACTCGTCGACCGGTTGCAGGAGATCGCCGGCTGGCCCGCCACCCCGGAGGACATCAAGCGGGCGATGCACCTGGTCCCCAACAGTCTGGTGCAGAACGTCACCGCCTGCGGCACCACCGATGACGCCTTCCAGAAGCTCCAGGCGTACCAGGAGGCCGGGGTGCGCTGCCCGATCATCTCCACGCTCGGGGACAAGGAGCAGACGCTCACCCGGCTGGCCCAGGCCGCGAAGGCGTGA